A DNA window from Maribellus comscasis contains the following coding sequences:
- a CDS encoding efflux RND transporter periplasmic adaptor subunit: protein MKKKTIIITAIVAAALVAAFMILKPKKINAEKINIETAKAETGSVSKTVTATGTLEAITTVEVGTQVSGIIENIYVDFNSYVKKGQMIAQIDTTNLVAQLEQSQATLDNAKAELDYQQANYNRLAPLNEKKLISQSDFDQTVYNLNKAKASYNSALASHKKNEINLNYAFIDSPIDGIVLNRAVEEGQTVAASFNTPTLFTIANDLTQMRVEADVDEADIGQVKEGQRVEFKVSAFPDDVFEGEVTEVRLEPTITNNVVTYTIIVSAPNPDFKLMPGLTADIEIYVRERKDVLVVPSKALRFTPDQKLLFSFMNGQSRPEMPEENPPMQKMESNQSKEENVVWVKKDSTIRPVPVETGMNDDNNVEILAGLTPGDEVILDMEETGKTTAAPSAGGNPFMPGPPGRR, encoded by the coding sequence ATGAAAAAGAAAACTATCATTATTACCGCAATTGTTGCAGCCGCCCTTGTAGCTGCATTTATGATCTTAAAACCCAAAAAGATTAATGCGGAAAAGATCAACATCGAAACAGCCAAAGCCGAAACAGGTTCGGTAAGTAAAACCGTTACGGCTACCGGTACACTTGAAGCCATTACCACAGTTGAAGTGGGAACACAAGTTTCAGGGATTATAGAAAACATTTATGTAGACTTTAATTCATATGTAAAAAAAGGTCAGATGATTGCGCAAATAGACACGACCAATCTTGTGGCGCAACTCGAACAAAGCCAGGCTACGCTTGACAATGCAAAGGCTGAATTAGATTACCAACAGGCCAACTATAATCGTTTGGCTCCGTTAAATGAGAAGAAACTGATTTCGCAATCTGATTTTGATCAAACGGTCTACAACTTAAATAAGGCCAAAGCAAGTTACAATAGCGCACTGGCTTCTCACAAAAAGAACGAAATCAATTTGAATTACGCGTTTATTGATTCTCCTATTGACGGTATCGTTTTAAACAGGGCAGTAGAGGAAGGTCAGACAGTGGCTGCAAGTTTCAACACACCAACATTGTTTACAATTGCCAACGATTTGACCCAAATGCGCGTAGAAGCTGACGTGGATGAAGCTGACATAGGTCAGGTAAAAGAAGGACAACGTGTAGAATTTAAAGTAAGTGCTTTCCCCGATGATGTTTTTGAAGGCGAAGTAACAGAAGTGCGGCTCGAGCCCACCATTACAAATAATGTAGTTACTTATACAATTATCGTTTCTGCTCCCAATCCCGACTTTAAGTTGATGCCCGGGTTGACAGCCGATATCGAAATTTATGTCCGGGAAAGAAAAGATGTGTTGGTAGTACCCAGCAAAGCTTTGCGTTTTACACCAGACCAGAAACTGCTTTTTAGTTTTATGAATGGTCAGTCGCGGCCTGAAATGCCCGAAGAAAATCCCCCCATGCAGAAAATGGAAAGTAATCAGTCAAAAGAAGAAAATGTAGTTTGGGTAAAAAAAGACTCAACCATCAGACCTGTACCTGTGGAAACGGGGATGAACGATGATAACAACGTAGAAATTCTGGCAGGATTAACGCCGGGCGACGAAGTGATTCTGGATATGGAAGAAACGGGCAAAACAACTGCCGCACCAAGCGCCGGTGGTAATCCGTTTATGCCAGGACCTCCCGGAAGACGCTAA
- a CDS encoding alpha/beta fold hydrolase has translation MIYHKTFRHKNPKTWVVFVHGAGGSNVVWFKQLRDFKKYFNVLLVDLRGHGKSKKEYSKEEIYKFDEIGQDVIQIMNHLQIEKAHFVGISLGCIVIRAIDKLAPGRAESIILGGAIIQFNSKINSLVGVAKLLNSILPYMWLYKLNAWILIPSKKHTQSRKLFIKEAVRLGEKEFKKWLRMSGEIRDNLQEFLIKEASAPVLYLMGERDHMFLPMVSKLVKKHLNSKLEVISNSGHVCNIDQPNIFNERSIHFIKSISD, from the coding sequence ATGATTTATCACAAAACTTTTCGACATAAAAATCCCAAAACTTGGGTGGTATTTGTACATGGAGCAGGTGGAAGTAATGTTGTATGGTTTAAACAGTTACGCGACTTCAAAAAGTATTTCAATGTACTTTTGGTGGATCTGCGCGGGCATGGAAAATCAAAAAAAGAATATTCAAAAGAAGAAATATATAAGTTTGATGAAATTGGGCAGGATGTAATTCAGATTATGAATCATCTTCAAATTGAAAAAGCACATTTTGTTGGAATTTCATTAGGTTGTATTGTTATTCGCGCCATCGACAAACTTGCCCCGGGACGGGCGGAATCCATTATCCTGGGTGGTGCAATTATCCAATTCAATTCAAAAATCAATAGCCTTGTAGGTGTTGCCAAACTACTTAATTCGATTCTGCCTTATATGTGGCTTTATAAATTAAATGCCTGGATTTTGATTCCATCAAAAAAACACACACAGTCGAGAAAACTGTTTATAAAAGAAGCCGTAAGACTGGGCGAAAAAGAATTTAAAAAGTGGCTGCGCATGTCGGGCGAAATTCGTGATAACTTACAGGAGTTCCTGATTAAAGAAGCATCAGCGCCCGTATTGTATCTGATGGGCGAACGCGACCACATGTTTTTACCAATGGTTTCGAAACTGGTAAAAAAACATCTGAATTCAAAACTTGAAGTTATCAGTAACAGCGGGCACGTTTGCAACATCGATCAGCCAAACATTTTTAATGAACGCTCCATCCACTTTATAAAAAGCATTTCAGATTAA
- a CDS encoding ThuA domain-containing protein translates to MQKEKYTRFAQFVLVVIFLLSATTGIASKKSGAGDLPSLKGKKVLMVWGGWNGHFPKELTEKVLAFFKEEGAIVTVSDSLGVYTNKELMGDMDLIFQSWTMGQITSEQEKGLLAAIKNGAGLAGTHGGLGDSFRNNTEYQFMVGGQWVAHPGGVIDYSVQVTDKKDPLTKGLSDFDIKSEQYYMHVDPNVKVLATTTISGEHAEWATGAVIPVVWKKYFGKGRVFYISVGHTPADFDIPEAWEILKRGIKWASGSKYLPKEEWVSPVYPGQ, encoded by the coding sequence ATGCAAAAAGAAAAATACACCCGATTTGCGCAATTCGTTTTAGTGGTAATATTTCTATTATCAGCAACAACCGGGATAGCTTCAAAAAAATCGGGGGCCGGCGATCTTCCATCGCTAAAAGGGAAAAAAGTTTTAATGGTTTGGGGTGGATGGAACGGGCACTTTCCAAAGGAATTAACAGAAAAAGTACTGGCCTTTTTTAAAGAAGAAGGGGCCATTGTAACCGTTTCCGATTCATTAGGTGTATACACCAACAAAGAACTTATGGGAGATATGGATCTTATTTTCCAGTCGTGGACAATGGGGCAAATAACCAGTGAACAGGAAAAAGGACTTCTGGCTGCAATAAAAAACGGGGCCGGCCTGGCGGGCACGCATGGTGGTTTGGGCGATTCTTTCCGCAACAACACTGAATACCAGTTTATGGTTGGCGGGCAGTGGGTGGCGCATCCGGGTGGTGTTATCGATTATTCGGTTCAGGTTACGGATAAAAAAGACCCCTTAACAAAAGGACTGAGCGATTTCGATATTAAGTCAGAACAATATTACATGCATGTTGATCCCAATGTAAAAGTGCTTGCTACCACAACAATATCAGGCGAACATGCTGAATGGGCGACAGGAGCAGTTATTCCGGTTGTTTGGAAAAAATATTTTGGCAAAGGCCGTGTGTTTTATATTTCAGTGGGGCACACTCCTGCCGATTTTGATATTCCCGAAGCATGGGAAATTTTAAAACGAGGCATAAAATGGGCCAGCGGAAGTAAATATTTACCAAAGGAAGAATGGGTAAGTCCCGTTTATCCAGGACAATAA
- a CDS encoding aldo/keto reductase, which produces MSKIRNKKPGMEYRRFGKTEKYLSAVTLGGMRYKHGGREPRNEIPADTLKQATEVVELAMSHGINHIESAWGYGKSENIYGKVLNEELKIPRHTYNLMTKGNPKTAADMRRMVDAQLIALQTDYLDFYGWHGINNEELLQKSCATKGPVEELHKMKEEGIIRHVGFSTHAPLHVITGAIETGLFEFVNLHYYYFDQHNLEAVEKAAANDMGIFIISPNDKGGQLFNAPQKVKNATLPLTPIQWNAKFCLQNKAIHTLSFGMTEASHFEEMKGIFTSPEMWGETEQHIKQRLDSFLADDPFSKFEGFDLMNDPSGINIPAVLRLRKLWKCYDMKEYGKYRYKIFENKGHWFPGVKASKSNVEKVDCSKVPGEIPLKKMLLETHEELYSPEFKLAK; this is translated from the coding sequence ATGAGCAAGATTCGAAATAAAAAACCGGGCATGGAATATCGCCGTTTTGGAAAAACAGAAAAATACCTGAGTGCAGTTACACTCGGAGGTATGCGTTACAAACACGGAGGTAGAGAGCCGAGAAATGAAATTCCTGCAGATACTCTAAAACAAGCAACTGAAGTAGTTGAATTGGCCATGAGTCACGGAATCAACCATATTGAATCGGCATGGGGCTACGGGAAAAGCGAAAACATTTACGGGAAAGTTTTAAATGAAGAATTAAAAATTCCACGGCATACCTATAACCTGATGACCAAAGGAAATCCAAAAACTGCAGCCGATATGAGAAGAATGGTCGACGCACAGCTCATTGCCCTGCAAACCGACTACCTTGATTTTTATGGCTGGCATGGCATTAACAACGAAGAGTTACTGCAAAAATCGTGTGCTACAAAAGGTCCGGTTGAGGAGTTGCATAAAATGAAAGAAGAAGGAATTATCCGCCATGTTGGATTTAGTACACATGCACCGCTTCATGTGATTACCGGAGCCATTGAAACCGGCTTGTTTGAATTTGTAAATCTGCATTATTACTATTTTGATCAACACAACCTGGAAGCGGTTGAAAAAGCGGCTGCAAATGATATGGGAATTTTTATTATCTCCCCAAACGACAAGGGAGGGCAATTATTTAATGCGCCTCAAAAAGTAAAAAATGCAACGCTGCCTTTAACGCCAATCCAATGGAACGCAAAATTTTGTCTTCAAAATAAGGCGATTCATACACTTTCGTTTGGAATGACAGAGGCATCACACTTTGAAGAAATGAAAGGAATCTTTACATCACCGGAAATGTGGGGAGAAACAGAACAACATATAAAACAAAGGCTCGACAGTTTCCTGGCAGACGATCCCTTTTCAAAATTTGAGGGATTTGACCTTATGAATGACCCTTCCGGAATAAACATTCCCGCTGTTTTACGCTTGCGCAAACTCTGGAAATGCTACGACATGAAAGAATACGGGAAATACCGTTACAAAATATTTGAAAACAAAGGACATTGGTTTCCCGGCGTAAAAGCTTCAAAAAGTAATGTTGAGAAAGTAGATTGCTCAAAAGTTCCCGGTGAAATTCCACTAAAAAAAATGCTTTTGGAAACCCACGAGGAACTGTATTCTCCTGAATTTAAGCTTGCAAAATAA
- a CDS encoding peptidase: MTKRIGLYLIPIISVFVILFSACTKEGGPVAEDIDNTPENIIIKPNDFLSESRYVKLVIEITAVQGFEPSTEAVNDLKTFLKNILNKSGGITIVSNSIASPELESYSLADIKEIEENYRTSFTEGKTLSAWFFFADADYAGNEDDSKVLGVAYTSTSMAVFKKTVNEFSGGFWKPSTKILEETVMKHEFGHILGLVNNGTDMVENHQDTSHGSHCNNEDCLMYYAAEHSSGVVSFLRGGEVPSLDTNCLADLKNNGGK; the protein is encoded by the coding sequence ATGACAAAAAGGATAGGTCTGTACCTGATCCCAATCATTAGCGTTTTTGTTATTTTATTTTCGGCTTGTACAAAGGAAGGAGGGCCTGTTGCTGAAGATATTGACAACACACCGGAAAATATTATAATAAAACCAAATGATTTTCTTTCAGAAAGCAGATACGTAAAACTCGTTATAGAAATAACTGCTGTACAAGGATTTGAACCTTCTACTGAAGCTGTTAACGATCTAAAGACTTTTCTGAAAAATATTTTAAACAAAAGCGGAGGAATTACTATTGTCTCAAATTCAATTGCCTCTCCTGAATTAGAGAGTTATTCTCTTGCCGACATTAAAGAAATTGAAGAGAACTACCGGACCAGTTTTACTGAAGGAAAAACCCTGTCGGCCTGGTTTTTCTTTGCTGATGCTGATTATGCCGGGAATGAGGACGATTCAAAAGTATTGGGAGTTGCTTACACTTCCACTTCTATGGCTGTTTTCAAAAAAACGGTAAATGAATTTAGCGGAGGATTTTGGAAACCATCCACGAAAATTTTAGAAGAAACGGTTATGAAACATGAATTCGGACATATTCTTGGTCTTGTAAATAACGGCACTGACATGGTTGAAAATCATCAGGATACTTCCCACGGAAGTCACTGCAACAACGAAGATTGCCTGATGTATTATGCCGCTGAGCACAGTAGTGGTGTAGTAAGTTTTCTAAGAGGTGGCGAAGTCCCTTCATTAGACACCAATTGCCTGGCAGACCTAAAAAACAACGGAGGAAAATAA
- a CDS encoding ABC transporter ATP-binding protein, giving the protein MEKAIIKVKQLRKDYHVGEMTVHALRGIDLEIFKGDFAAIMGASGSGKSTMLNILGCLDKPTDGEYLLDGVNMGKLNKNQLAGLRNNKLGFIFQSYNLLPRTTALENVELPLYYNSKIKAKERKERAMQALQQVGLADRMDHMPNQLSGGQQQRVAIARSLVNDPVVILADEATGNLDTRTSYEIMELFQKLNSEGKTIVFVTHESDIARFMKRNVIFRDGRIQKETTVTNRFNATELIEALPLEDELIS; this is encoded by the coding sequence ATGGAAAAAGCAATTATAAAAGTTAAGCAACTACGGAAAGACTACCATGTTGGTGAAATGACAGTTCACGCTTTAAGGGGAATTGACCTGGAAATATTTAAAGGAGACTTTGCAGCCATTATGGGAGCCAGTGGTTCGGGAAAATCGACCATGTTAAACATTTTAGGCTGTTTGGACAAGCCAACAGATGGAGAATATCTTTTGGATGGAGTTAACATGGGAAAACTGAATAAAAATCAACTGGCGGGGTTACGGAACAATAAACTGGGATTTATATTTCAGTCATACAATCTGTTGCCACGTACCACAGCGCTTGAAAACGTTGAACTTCCGTTATATTACAATTCAAAAATAAAAGCAAAAGAACGTAAAGAACGTGCGATGCAGGCGCTCCAACAGGTGGGACTCGCTGATCGTATGGACCACATGCCCAATCAATTGTCGGGTGGGCAACAACAGCGTGTAGCGATTGCCCGTTCGCTGGTGAACGACCCCGTGGTTATTCTGGCTGATGAAGCAACAGGAAACCTAGATACCCGCACTTCTTATGAAATAATGGAACTTTTCCAAAAGTTAAATAGTGAAGGAAAAACAATTGTATTTGTTACCCATGAATCTGATATTGCCCGGTTTATGAAACGAAATGTAATTTTTCGCGACGGGCGAATTCAGAAAGAAACAACAGTAACCAACCGCTTTAATGCCACCGAGCTAATTGAAGCACTGCCACTGGAAGACGAGTTAATATCTTAA
- a CDS encoding TolC family protein codes for MKTKTIILIFSILSPFLLKAQQTDTVENWSLTDCIDYALEQNIQVRQSILTNLSNQVNKEQAEANMLPSASASVGQNFSWSNVTNTTTGESEFTGTNSTSYSVNSNITLYSGSKLKNLIKQAELDMQAGIYNSETIKESVTLSILNAYLQLLYTDEQVKNAGRQIESTTEQLNLARERLNLGIISQSDYLQVKSQLASEKLSLANANSNFAIARVSLMQLMELPVNDDFSVIGPELAESVNQNISPVAADVYSIALAIKPEIKNAEYTKESAALDKKIAEAGYYPTLSASAGLGTGYSNLSEAGYFSQLNDQISPSVGLSLSIPIFQKKQVKSNITLAEISYQNAQLQEIDTQNQLRKEIEQVCVDVVSAQSEYEASLEQYNSTLESYNLAEEKFKNGLINSVDFLYERTNYIVAESELLQSKYNLIFNYKILDFYTGNPITL; via the coding sequence ATGAAAACAAAAACAATCATTTTAATTTTTTCAATTCTTTCACCGTTTCTTTTGAAAGCACAGCAAACCGACACAGTGGAAAACTGGAGTTTAACCGATTGTATCGATTATGCGCTGGAACAAAATATACAGGTTCGACAGAGTATTTTAACCAACTTATCGAACCAGGTGAATAAGGAACAGGCAGAAGCAAATATGTTGCCATCGGCGAGTGCATCAGTAGGACAAAACTTTAGCTGGTCGAATGTAACAAATACAACAACAGGTGAATCGGAATTTACGGGAACCAACAGTACCAGCTATTCTGTAAACTCGAACATTACTTTATACAGTGGCTCTAAATTAAAGAACCTGATTAAACAGGCAGAACTTGATATGCAGGCTGGCATATACAACTCTGAAACCATTAAAGAGTCGGTAACCTTAAGTATACTTAACGCATATTTACAGCTACTCTACACCGACGAACAGGTTAAAAATGCAGGTCGTCAGATTGAATCGACAACCGAACAGCTAAATCTTGCCCGGGAGCGATTAAATCTTGGTATTATTTCACAATCCGACTATTTGCAGGTAAAATCGCAACTGGCTTCTGAAAAGTTAAGCCTGGCAAATGCGAACAGCAATTTTGCAATTGCCCGTGTGAGCCTGATGCAACTAATGGAGCTTCCGGTAAACGATGATTTCTCTGTTATCGGTCCGGAACTGGCTGAATCAGTCAACCAGAATATTTCTCCAGTAGCAGCAGATGTTTATTCCATTGCGCTTGCAATTAAACCCGAAATCAAAAATGCTGAATACACAAAAGAAAGTGCAGCTTTGGATAAAAAAATTGCTGAAGCCGGCTATTATCCCACACTCTCAGCCAGTGCAGGACTGGGAACCGGATATTCCAATCTTTCTGAAGCAGGGTACTTTAGCCAGTTAAACGACCAGATTTCCCCATCGGTCGGACTTTCATTGTCTATTCCGATTTTCCAGAAAAAACAGGTGAAAAGCAATATTACGCTGGCAGAAATCAGCTACCAAAACGCGCAACTACAGGAAATTGACACCCAAAACCAGCTTCGAAAAGAAATTGAACAGGTTTGTGTTGATGTGGTGTCGGCCCAATCGGAGTATGAAGCCAGCCTTGAACAATACAACTCTACGCTGGAATCATACAATCTGGCAGAAGAAAAATTTAAAAACGGTTTGATAAACTCTGTAGACTTCCTGTATGAAAGGACAAATTACATTGTGGCAGAAAGTGAATTGCTGCAATCAAAATACAACCTGATTTTTAATTACAAAATTCTCGATTTCTACACAGGAAATCCTATCACATTATAA
- a CDS encoding DUF5916 domain-containing protein, with protein MKYKIVPMIVGLLLVHLFTNSFSQNIDKKVFQTAFTKKAPEIDGLLNDSCWNNVEWGNDFIQTRPYENKPPSEKTAFKILYDDNNLYVFIRAYDSEPEKISRRMSRRDNFDGDMVGIIIDSYYDQQTAFSFTAMASGAKGDEAVTQDGNNWDESWNPVWYLKTTIDREGWCAEMRIPLSQLRFGKKTEHIWGIQLIRHIFRFEERSIWQFIPKGSPGEVHLYGELHGIRGIKPKRQIELLPYMVARMERFQKEEGNPFLDGKKSSISAGLDGKIAITNDLTLDFSINPDFGQVEADPSEVNLTAFETYFSERRPFFVEGKNIYQFRPSRTIVIHNMQADNLFYSRRIGRYPHNFLELADGEYAEVPEATTILGALKLSGKTKNGLSIGVLESVTANEKAVINNAGTRRKESVEPLTNYFVGRIQQDFDKGETTLGGIVTAVNRDITNPALNYLPKEAYTGGIDFSHSWKERTWYFTGNAEFSIVKGKEEAITGLQRSSARYFQRPDADYVSVDSSLTSLTGYGGTFKFGRYSDKKLQFETSITLRSPGLEFNDIGFMRYSDVIHHGSWLAYYIRDPFSIFNNFYLNTNYWMYWNFSGKRLSTFTNTNFNAQFKNRWRINGNFTRIGENISTNLLRGGPSFTLPGGLEMNLNVSTDQSKRLSLYGGNYQGIGDLKSYREQAYWMGVNFRPMNALSVSFNPEYSISERVLQYVETIQQVNEPARYIFAGIEQKTLSFTFRLNYTFTPELSLEYYGQPFVSAGKYSEFKHILEPDADKFKDRYHSFLNSEISYDAEKRSYTITENSSGSSIYSFDNPDYNFRQFRSNLVVRWEYLPGSTLFLVWSQGRTSTATNGTFSYGNDMSDLFGIDPHNVFLVKLSYWFSL; from the coding sequence ATGAAGTATAAAATAGTTCCGATGATAGTTGGACTACTATTGGTTCATTTATTCACAAACAGTTTTTCGCAAAACATTGACAAAAAAGTATTTCAAACTGCGTTTACAAAAAAAGCTCCCGAAATAGACGGGCTGTTAAATGATTCCTGTTGGAACAATGTTGAATGGGGGAATGATTTTATTCAAACCCGGCCCTACGAGAATAAACCTCCTTCAGAAAAAACAGCTTTCAAAATACTTTATGACGACAATAATTTGTATGTATTCATTCGCGCTTATGACAGTGAGCCTGAAAAGATAAGCAGGCGAATGTCGCGCAGGGATAATTTTGACGGAGATATGGTGGGGATTATTATTGACAGTTATTATGATCAGCAAACGGCTTTTTCTTTCACTGCCATGGCTTCCGGGGCAAAAGGAGATGAGGCAGTTACCCAGGACGGAAACAACTGGGATGAAAGCTGGAATCCGGTTTGGTATCTCAAAACAACCATCGACAGAGAAGGCTGGTGCGCCGAAATGAGAATACCGTTAAGTCAGCTCCGGTTTGGAAAAAAAACAGAACATATTTGGGGAATTCAGCTTATACGTCATATTTTTCGCTTCGAAGAGCGCTCTATCTGGCAGTTTATCCCCAAGGGCTCTCCGGGTGAAGTCCATTTATATGGTGAATTACATGGTATACGTGGAATTAAACCAAAACGCCAGATTGAACTGTTGCCTTACATGGTTGCACGTATGGAACGTTTTCAAAAAGAGGAAGGAAATCCTTTTCTCGATGGGAAGAAAAGTTCAATCTCAGCCGGGCTTGACGGGAAAATTGCAATAACCAATGATCTTACGCTTGACTTTTCAATAAACCCGGATTTCGGGCAGGTAGAAGCGGACCCTTCAGAAGTAAACCTAACGGCTTTTGAAACCTATTTTTCGGAGAGACGACCATTTTTTGTTGAAGGAAAAAATATTTACCAGTTTCGTCCTTCCAGAACAATTGTAATTCATAATATGCAGGCTGATAATCTTTTCTACTCCCGCAGGATTGGAAGGTATCCGCACAACTTCCTGGAGCTTGCTGATGGTGAATATGCAGAAGTTCCTGAGGCTACTACTATACTGGGAGCCTTAAAACTATCGGGAAAAACAAAAAACGGCTTATCAATCGGTGTTCTCGAAAGTGTTACAGCCAACGAAAAGGCCGTGATTAACAACGCCGGAACCAGAAGGAAAGAGTCGGTTGAGCCGCTTACCAATTATTTTGTGGGACGAATACAACAAGATTTTGATAAAGGAGAAACCACTTTGGGTGGCATCGTAACTGCGGTAAACAGAGATATTACAAATCCCGCCCTCAATTATCTTCCTAAGGAAGCGTATACTGGTGGAATCGATTTTAGTCACAGCTGGAAAGAGCGGACATGGTATTTTACCGGTAATGCCGAATTTAGCATAGTAAAAGGTAAAGAAGAAGCAATTACGGGTCTCCAGCGGTCGTCCGCACGGTATTTTCAGCGACCCGACGCAGACTATGTCTCTGTTGATTCCTCGCTCACCTCTCTTACAGGATATGGCGGAACATTTAAGTTTGGCAGATACAGCGATAAAAAATTACAATTTGAAACCAGTATTACACTTCGTTCTCCTGGCCTGGAATTTAACGATATCGGATTTATGCGGTATTCCGATGTAATTCACCATGGTTCCTGGCTGGCCTATTACATCCGTGATCCTTTTTCAATATTTAATAATTTTTATCTGAACACAAACTACTGGATGTATTGGAATTTTTCAGGAAAACGATTGTCAACCTTTACCAATACAAATTTTAATGCTCAGTTTAAAAACAGATGGCGTATAAATGGAAATTTTACACGTATAGGAGAAAATATTTCAACAAATTTATTACGGGGAGGTCCCTCTTTTACTTTGCCGGGAGGGCTGGAGATGAACCTGAATGTCTCAACTGACCAGTCAAAAAGACTTTCTTTGTATGGCGGAAATTACCAGGGGATAGGAGATTTGAAAAGTTACCGGGAACAGGCCTACTGGATGGGAGTAAACTTCCGGCCGATGAATGCCCTGTCTGTGTCATTTAATCCGGAATACAGCATCTCTGAAAGAGTATTACAATATGTGGAAACAATACAACAAGTAAATGAACCTGCGAGGTATATCTTTGCAGGAATAGAGCAGAAAACGTTAAGTTTTACTTTCCGTCTGAATTATACTTTTACTCCTGAACTTTCGCTTGAATATTATGGACAGCCATTTGTTTCTGCAGGAAAGTATTCAGAATTTAAACATATTCTGGAACCTGATGCAGATAAGTTTAAAGACAGATATCATTCTTTTTTGAACAGCGAAATCAGTTATGACGCGGAAAAACGCAGTTATACAATTACAGAAAACAGCAGTGGAAGTTCAATTTATTCTTTTGATAATCCTGATTATAATTTCCGGCAGTTTCGCTCAAACCTCGTTGTCCGTTGGGAATATTTACCTGGCTCAACGCTTTTCCTGGTTTGGTCGCAAGGCAGAACCAGCACAGCTACTAACGGAACATTCTCGTATGGGAACGATATGAGCGATCTTTTTGGGATTGATCCGCATAACGTTTTTCTGGTAAAGCTTTCTTACTGGTTTTCTTTGTAA
- a CDS encoding NIPSNAP family protein gives MKSNKQLKIIALFLFAVTLSLSGSARDYYQLKVYNLKDKDQETLVDNYLKNAYLPALHRAGVKQVGIFKPVDASGGMKIIVFIPLKNVDQFEKLETTLLKDKKFQTDGTDYINASWENPPYERMESIILRAFSDMPEFAIPAHKTPASERIYELRSYEGPTEKYYRKKVEMFNEGGEITIFKNVGSQPVFFGEVLSGSTMPNLMYMTTYSDMKSHDEHWNAFRTHPDWKELSAKEEYKHTVSNSVIQLLHPTEYSDF, from the coding sequence ATGAAATCAAACAAACAATTAAAAATTATTGCCTTATTCCTGTTTGCGGTTACACTCTCTCTTTCAGGCTCAGCACGCGATTACTACCAGTTAAAAGTGTACAATCTGAAAGACAAAGACCAGGAAACACTTGTAGACAATTACCTGAAAAATGCATACCTGCCCGCGTTGCACCGGGCCGGAGTAAAACAAGTTGGTATTTTTAAACCCGTCGACGCAAGCGGTGGCATGAAAATAATTGTGTTTATTCCACTCAAAAATGTTGACCAGTTTGAAAAACTGGAGACAACTCTTTTGAAAGATAAAAAATTCCAAACCGATGGCACCGACTATATCAATGCATCATGGGAAAATCCGCCTTACGAACGAATGGAATCAATCATTCTGAGGGCTTTCTCTGATATGCCTGAGTTTGCGATTCCGGCACACAAAACTCCGGCATCGGAAAGAATTTACGAACTGCGCAGCTACGAAGGTCCAACAGAAAAATATTACCGAAAGAAAGTGGAAATGTTTAACGAAGGCGGAGAAATTACGATTTTTAAGAACGTGGGAAGTCAACCTGTATTTTTTGGAGAAGTACTTTCAGGAAGCACCATGCCCAATCTGATGTACATGACCACTTATTCAGATATGAAATCGCATGATGAACATTGGAACGCTTTCCGAACTCACCCCGACTGGAAAGAGCTTTCAGCCAAAGAAGAATATAAACATACCGTTTCAAATTCAGTTATTCAGTTGTTACATCCAACCGAATATTCTGATTTTTAA